The DNA sequence AAAACGTTCATGTGCTCTACCATCGATTATAGCCGTGCCTTTTTTATTCTTGCAATGCGAAACATAGTCCATGTCGCAATAAATGGATTCATCCATTTTTATGCTAATTTTCCCGAGGGATGCCGCCTTAGGCACTTCTGATGAACAGGCTACGCCTTCTGATACCCATCCATTCCAGCCTCCCTCAAGAATATGTATGTCTTCCATTCCCATGTATTTCATTTGCCAAAATGCACGGGCCGAGCCATATATGTTGTCATCGTATAAAACTATTGTCGTAGAATCGGATATGCCCATGACCTCCAGTTTTCCGGCAAAAACTCCTGTATGGGGAATCGGTCTTGCCCCCCCATGTTCTTGCTTTTCTCCACATATATCCTTGTTGACATCCAGAAAAAATGCCCCTTGAATGTGGTTTTCCGTGTAGGCCTTTTCTCCGTATTCCGGATTGAACAAGTCGAAGCGACAATCTATAACCTTAATATTCTCATCCTTAAGCCTTTCCTTTAGCTCATCAATTTTTATAAATGTGTTCATGTTCTCCCCCTCTTTCTTCTTTTCTTTGGCTCATTTAATTTTAACACCGAATTACATCAAGGGGAAGAAAATCTACCAAATCACGCAGTGGGCAATTTTATCTTTGAGCGTCAAGTTGCCCACTTCCTTAGCTGTTTCCATTTTCGTTTTAGTTCTTAAAGCTATGAACCGGCGCAGGAATTCTTCCGCCTCGCGCTATGAACAATTCGCTTGAGAAGGGATTTACCTTCATTATAGGAGCCGTCCCAAGAAGTCCTCCGAACACGGCTTCTTCACCTAAACCCTTGCCATGGACAGGTATTATGCGAACCGCTGTTGTCTTGTTGTTAATCATGCCAATTGCGGCCTCGTCGGCGATCATTCCGGCTATGCTTGCCGAAGGCGTATCACCCGGTATGGCAATCATATCAAGACCTACAGAACACACGCATGTCATTGCTT is a window from the Peptostreptococcaceae bacterium genome containing:
- a CDS encoding sulfurtransferase, which codes for MNTFIKIDELKERLKDENIKVIDCRFDLFNPEYGEKAYTENHIQGAFFLDVNKDICGEKQEHGGARPIPHTGVFAGKLEVMGISDSTTIVLYDDNIYGSARAFWQMKYMGMEDIHILEGGWNGWVSEGVACSSEVPKAASLGKISIKMDESIYCDMDYVSHCKNKKGTAIIDGRAHERFTGEYEPLYAKAGHIPSALSFPCSQNMEAECSLKDKKTLAKLYESLDGLDEIISYCGSGIAGARNFVVLRELGMPVRLYVGSLSDWIGYEENCIETGEERQ